From Saccharomyces kudriavzevii IFO 1802 strain IFO1802 genome assembly, chromosome: 13, a single genomic window includes:
- the INP2 gene encoding Inp2p (similar to Saccharomyces cerevisiae INP2 (YMR163C); ancestral locus Anc_2.347), with translation MAINSRPPPLQVPGLQIFSKLKSDEEDGFISSSSTLGRDTISGIGDSNRQEFYSTWRKPSQLSSRSILNEYSPTIIGSNDRIFSPISVQSSTKSFNWDNTISEIFTQNPFSVIHQFFEEFQYSIITSHFLNDLNHYRLTLHLNQSIMNFHKSSAILQKVPLRSLAFLTTKYGKLAVVENKNIYIKQDFHYLSVLLTSYRVLRQLKKYCKKKNDSGLKRVLSSVLVVVYLSMQQEHFRSHLICYKTLIEVQKVLKSLQQVDVMVHKYHLRYKEIKNYRIISRVTFISNADEYSSMVEELLTFSSDALFYKLKTIIGDIVILSNTSELSKYCELYGIDISNLYYNTIIAFKDLDGKLLRLKLLKKFMLCCLLSLDMTGDGNFFSSNMQNALNKIFPDYMVRMQQKKKNSIDTFQRVTNLLKGLNPLLSAVLISLNDHKQILYALPGESWPTNGGEKSNKYSFSKSDEVFQALNYVKKIENDLLAVDVQNGITETYKSNVQDKLEELIRFWKGLKTCNNFTKARKTPITNTTVRGFHLDILKGRQSSSSSSIQGLNLEKKVEFINVNESENEPSENDIELENDEVYNCEDHYYDVGIGVDESRPVCFSANVDCKTPDFKQLSDNELRRKLDERILKLARENREGRERLRTAKSFELLRKTEDSTPIGFDFAKPSREDGLLESGSLSKCKVSSEETIPFLYELEGLLGNES, from the coding sequence ATGGCAATAAATTCACGCCCCCCCCCGTTACAGGTTCCTGGTTTGCagattttttccaaattgaaaTCAGATGAGGAGGATGGATTCATAAGTTCCAGTTCAACCCTTGGCAGGGACACTATTTCAGGAATCGGCGACAGCAACCGTCAGGAGTTTTACTCTACATGGCGAAAACCGTCTCAACTTAGCAGCCGCAGTATATTAAATGAATACTCCCCCACAATTATTGGATCTAATGACCgcattttttcaccaataaGTGTACAAAGTTCAACGAAGAGCTTCAATTGGGACAACACtatttcagaaattttcaCCCAAAATCCATTTAGCGTAATAcaccaattttttgaagaatttcaatACTCGATTATTACCTCacattttttgaacgatCTGAATCATTATAGATTAACATTGCATCTAAATCAATCTATTATGAATTTTCATAAGAGCTCAGCTATACTACAGAAGGTTCCTCTTAGATCCTTAGCCTTTCTGACTACGAAATACGGCAAACTGGCGGTAGTagagaacaaaaacatatatatcaaGCAGGACTTTCACTACCTCTCGGTATTATTAACCTCCTATCGAGTTCTCAGAcaattaaagaaatattgtaaaaagaaaaatgactCAGGCTTGAAGAGAGTTCTAAGTTCAGTACTGGTAGTAGTATATTTATCAATGCAACAAGAGCACTTTAGAAGCCATTTGATTTGTTATAAAACTTTGATAGAGGTACAAAAGGTGCTCAAATCCTTGCAACAAGTGGATGTAATGGTTCACAAATATCATCTACgatataaagaaataaaaaattacaGGATTATATCAAGAGTAACTTTTATTTCAAATGCAGATGAATATTCATCTATGGTAGAGGAGCTCTTAACATTTTCGAGTGATGCACTCTTTTACAAACTCAAAACAATTATTGGTGATATTGTCATCTTAAGTAATACCAGCGAGCTTTCGAAGTACTGTGAATTGTACGGCATTGACATATCAAATTTATACTATAACACTATTATTGCATTTAAAGACCTTGATGGGAAACTCTTGAGACTGAAactgctgaaaaaattcatgcTTTGCTGTTTACTGTCTTTAGATATGACAGGAGAcggcaattttttcagttcaaATATGCAAAATGCATTAAACAAAATATTCCCTGACTATATGGTGAGAAtgcaacaaaaaaaaaagaactcaATAGACACATTTCAAAGGGTAACCAATCTTTTAAAAGGATTAAATCCGCTTCTTTCAGCGGTCCTAATATCTTTAAATGATCATAAACAAATATTATATGCGCTTCCAGGAGAATCATGGCCAACTAACGGTGGTGAAAAGAGTAATAAATATTCATTCTCAAAAAGTGATGAAGTATTCCAGGCGTTGAATTacgtgaaaaaaattgaaaatgatttatTGGCCGTCGATGTTCAAAATGGGATAACAGAGACTTACAAGAGTAATGTTCAAGATAAGTTGGAAGAGCTGATTCGTTTCTGGAAAGGTTTGAAAACGTGTAACAATTTTACTAAGGCAAGAAAGACGCCAATAACTAACACAACTGTTCGTGGTTTTCATCTGGATATCCTCAAAGGCAGACaatcttcctcttcttcatcgataCAAGGACTTAATTTAGAGAAGAAAGTTGAGTTTATAAATGTCAATGAATCGGAGAACGAGCCGTCTGAAAACGACATCGAATTAGAGAACGATGAAGTTTATAACTGTGAAGACCACTATTACGATGTTGGTATCGGTGTAGACGAAAGTCGCCCTGTATGCTTCAGCGCAAATGTAGATTGTAAGACACCCGATTTCAAGCAGCTCTCCGACAATGAGTTGCGACGTAAGCTAGatgaaagaattttaaAACTAGCTCGAGAAAACCGTGAAGGCAGAGAGAGATTACGGACTGCAAAGTCGTTTGAGCTGCTAAGGAAAACCGAAGATTCGACTCCAATAGGATTTGACTTTGCGAAACCATCAAGAGAAGATGGCCTACTTGAGAGCGGGTCTCTCAGCAAATGCAAAGTATCTTCAGAAGAGACCATTCCTTTCCTGTACGAACTAGAGGGATTGTTAGGAAACGAATCGTGA